In one Haloplanus salinus genomic region, the following are encoded:
- a CDS encoding universal stress protein, whose amino-acid sequence MKELERDLGLPSVLAISIGAMIGSGIFILPALALEIAGPAVVLAYLLAGLLVIPAALSKSEMATAMPEAGGTYIYIERGMGPLLGTIAGVGTWFSLSFKGALALVGGVPYLLLLFDLPLQPVALGLATLLILVNVVGAKQTGRLQLAIVVVMLAALGWFAAGSAPSAQSANYAGFFDAGLDGLLAATGLVFVSYAGVTKVASIAEEVEDPGRNIPLGILGSLAFTTLLYVAIVAVLVGITDPGSVAGSLTPVAVAADVTLGRAGVVAVIFAAILALVSTANAGILSSSRYPFAMSRDQLAPPSLSAVSERFGTPVTSITLTGAVLLALIAFVPILEIAKLASAFQIMVFALINVAVVAFREGDAAYDPAFTSPLYPWMQLFGAVTGLLLLTQMGPVALAGAAVITLGSVGWYLGYVRPRVRRDGVATDAIRRQVGRNALTDVEAEAGERTHTVLVALTKAVGETRERSLVAMAADVVRPHDGRVLVVRFEEIPDQAPLTESATAQSPADRSFEQRVEALADEFDVAVEADEIVSHDTKHAIVNVAENHGADAVVAEHEPLRLRSRLLGDPVDWVVRHAPCDVFLVDNVGYDDPERVILAGDGSPYDPRAVSMAEAIATANDGHLSLWYPDDDADDTTKYRRTMADYRAALSTLLDVPVRVESLRTDGGRRADVLVRAGADHRLRAAILDERPHLPTPGCTTVTVYPVATRRPPLVRRLLERVVF is encoded by the coding sequence ATGAAGGAACTCGAACGCGACCTGGGTCTCCCCTCGGTCCTCGCCATCAGTATCGGCGCCATGATCGGGAGCGGCATCTTCATTCTCCCGGCGCTGGCGCTCGAAATCGCCGGCCCCGCCGTCGTCCTCGCGTATCTCCTCGCCGGCCTGCTCGTGATCCCCGCGGCACTCTCGAAATCCGAGATGGCGACCGCGATGCCGGAGGCGGGCGGCACGTACATCTACATCGAGCGGGGGATGGGCCCCCTGCTCGGCACTATCGCCGGCGTCGGCACGTGGTTCTCGCTCTCGTTCAAGGGGGCGCTCGCGCTCGTCGGCGGCGTTCCGTACCTGTTGCTCCTGTTCGACCTCCCGCTCCAGCCCGTCGCCTTGGGGCTGGCGACGCTTCTGATCCTCGTGAACGTCGTCGGCGCGAAACAGACGGGGCGGCTCCAACTCGCCATCGTCGTCGTCATGCTCGCGGCGCTCGGTTGGTTCGCGGCCGGGAGCGCCCCGAGCGCACAGTCGGCGAACTACGCCGGGTTCTTCGACGCCGGACTCGACGGGCTACTCGCCGCGACGGGGCTGGTGTTCGTCTCCTACGCCGGCGTCACCAAGGTGGCGAGCATCGCCGAGGAGGTGGAAGACCCCGGCCGCAACATCCCGCTCGGCATCCTCGGCTCGCTCGCGTTCACGACACTCCTGTACGTGGCCATCGTCGCCGTCCTCGTCGGGATCACCGACCCCGGAAGCGTCGCCGGCTCGCTGACGCCCGTCGCCGTCGCTGCGGACGTGACCCTCGGCCGTGCCGGCGTCGTCGCCGTCATCTTCGCGGCAATCCTCGCGCTCGTCTCCACCGCCAACGCCGGCATCCTCTCCTCGTCGCGCTACCCGTTCGCGATGAGCCGGGACCAGCTTGCGCCGCCGTCGCTCTCCGCAGTCAGCGAGCGGTTCGGCACGCCCGTCACCTCGATCACGCTCACCGGCGCCGTGTTGCTGGCGCTCATCGCCTTCGTCCCGATCCTGGAAATCGCGAAACTCGCGAGCGCCTTCCAGATCATGGTGTTCGCGCTCATCAACGTCGCCGTCGTCGCGTTCCGCGAGGGTGACGCCGCGTACGACCCCGCGTTCACCTCGCCGCTCTACCCGTGGATGCAGCTCTTCGGCGCCGTCACGGGGCTCCTCCTGTTGACGCAGATGGGTCCCGTCGCGCTCGCCGGTGCTGCCGTCATCACGCTCGGGAGCGTCGGCTGGTATCTGGGCTACGTCCGCCCGCGGGTGCGCCGGGACGGCGTCGCGACCGACGCGATCCGGCGCCAGGTCGGCCGGAACGCGCTCACCGACGTCGAGGCCGAGGCGGGCGAGCGAACACATACGGTGCTCGTCGCGCTGACGAAGGCCGTCGGCGAGACCCGGGAGCGCTCGCTCGTCGCCATGGCCGCGGACGTCGTCCGCCCCCACGACGGCCGCGTTCTCGTCGTCCGCTTCGAGGAGATTCCGGATCAGGCGCCGCTCACCGAGTCCGCGACGGCACAGTCCCCGGCGGACCGCTCCTTCGAGCAGCGGGTCGAGGCGCTCGCCGACGAGTTCGACGTCGCCGTCGAGGCCGACGAAATCGTCAGCCACGACACGAAACACGCCATCGTCAACGTCGCCGAGAATCACGGCGCCGACGCCGTCGTCGCCGAACACGAACCCCTCCGGCTCCGCTCGCGCCTGCTCGGCGACCCGGTCGACTGGGTCGTCCGGCACGCCCCCTGTGACGTGTTCCTCGTCGACAACGTCGGCTACGACGACCCGGAACGGGTCATCCTCGCGGGCGACGGAAGCCCGTACGACCCCCGTGCGGTGTCGATGGCGGAGGCGATCGCGACGGCGAACGACGGCCACCTCTCGCTGTGGTACCCCGACGACGACGCCGACGACACGACGAAGTACCGGCGCACGATGGCCGACTACCGGGCGGCGCTGTCGACGCTGCTCGACGTGCCGGTCCGTGTCGAATCCCTCCGCACCGACGGCGGCCGACGGGCCGACGTACTCGTCCGCGCCGGCGCCGACCACCGACTCCGCGCCGCCATCCTCGACGAGCGTCCGCACCTCCCGACGCCCGGCTGTACGACCGTCACCGTCTACCCGGTCGCGACGCGTCGCCCCCCGCTCGTCCGCCGGCTGCTCGAACGGGTCGTCTTCTGA
- a CDS encoding DUF7382 domain-containing protein, producing the protein MLDAFRADRRAIEGLPIRLVIALVIGVASLSVMMNMLTGIQGLSTTELDVRPESEVVGPGERTLELTVVGADGAAVADATVLVKSGSAALDGVRDGTTGEDGTVSLSVDPTLRANQDEGTLLIEVKPPAGSGYVDRRGNTKVLVVRGG; encoded by the coding sequence ATGCTCGACGCGTTCCGAGCGGATCGACGAGCGATAGAAGGACTGCCGATCAGGCTCGTCATCGCCCTCGTCATCGGCGTCGCGAGCCTGAGCGTAATGATGAACATGTTAACCGGTATCCAAGGGTTGTCGACGACGGAACTCGACGTGCGCCCCGAGTCGGAGGTGGTCGGTCCCGGGGAGCGGACGCTCGAACTGACCGTCGTCGGCGCCGACGGAGCGGCGGTTGCGGACGCGACGGTGCTCGTCAAATCGGGAAGCGCCGCCCTCGACGGCGTCCGGGACGGGACCACCGGCGAGGACGGGACGGTGAGTCTCTCCGTGGACCCGACGCTTCGGGCGAATCAAGACGAGGGGACGCTGCTCATCGAGGTGAAACCGCCAGCGGGAAGCGGCTACGTCGACCGCCGCGGGAACACCAAGGTGTTGGTGGTACGGGGAGGATAG
- a CDS encoding protein-L-isoaspartate O-methyltransferase family protein — MDPAVLREDMVDGLDHALDGLDEAVGVAMRTVPRDAFVEDRPYDNRAGDHAGTDVLAPRTVARLLEALAVEDGNETLVVGVGVGYTAALLAELVGERHVHAVDIARRLVLDARRNLGQAGYEGVLVDRRDGADGLPEYAPFDRVLVEASAVRPPRALLDQLTPDGRLVMPLGTPEGTLAAVEVGDSPEGYAVVEEFGSVALAPLLVDGEQAGGVTRNRTEREDREFAEQGYFAPTGWEHEWIDWDDRLDGGRGHRRR; from the coding sequence ATGGACCCTGCGGTGTTGCGCGAGGATATGGTCGACGGCCTCGACCACGCCCTCGACGGCCTCGACGAAGCCGTCGGCGTGGCGATGCGGACGGTCCCCCGCGACGCCTTCGTCGAGGACCGGCCGTACGACAACCGCGCCGGCGACCACGCCGGTACAGATGTCCTCGCGCCCCGAACCGTCGCCCGCCTGCTCGAAGCCCTCGCCGTCGAGGACGGGAACGAGACGCTCGTCGTCGGCGTCGGCGTCGGCTACACGGCCGCCCTCCTCGCCGAACTCGTCGGCGAGCGCCACGTCCACGCCGTCGACATCGCCCGGCGTCTCGTCCTCGACGCCCGCCGGAACCTCGGGCAAGCCGGCTACGAGGGCGTCCTCGTCGACCGCCGCGACGGCGCGGACGGTCTGCCGGAGTACGCCCCGTTCGACCGGGTGCTCGTCGAGGCGTCGGCCGTCCGGCCGCCGCGTGCCCTCCTCGATCAGCTCACTCCCGACGGCCGCCTCGTGATGCCACTCGGCACCCCGGAGGGAACGCTCGCCGCCGTCGAAGTCGGCGACTCCCCCGAAGGGTACGCGGTCGTCGAGGAGTTCGGCTCGGTGGCGCTCGCGCCCCTCCTCGTCGACGGCGAACAGGCCGGGGGCGTCACGCGCAACCGCACCGAGCGCGAGGACCGCGAGTTCGCCGAACAGGGCTACTTCGCCCCGACCGGCTGGGAACACGAGTGGATCGACTGGGACGACCGCCTCGACGGCGGGCGCGGACACCGGCGTCGGTGA
- a CDS encoding diadenylate cyclase encodes MGDLDRVLRKYATSQKLMDRIRYTAETLSMEFERWDEQHVSGPSLYFFVVADIDFADYTDPLGGNRWPVERCRVVSESTEAFTKVARDVAFSCDGAVVVTGDGTIQEQMVRVRSPGRGEVGDAGNLDYPGWMGTKHLSALETSTREGVLWAITLSEEDGRVTTFLDGSYQDYPRPEIGGRWRPER; translated from the coding sequence ATGGGTGATCTCGACCGGGTGTTGCGGAAGTACGCCACCAGCCAGAAGCTGATGGACCGGATCAGGTACACGGCCGAGACGCTGAGCATGGAGTTCGAGCGCTGGGACGAACAGCACGTGTCCGGGCCGAGCCTCTATTTTTTCGTCGTCGCCGACATCGATTTCGCCGACTACACGGATCCGTTGGGGGGGAATCGGTGGCCGGTCGAGCGGTGTCGGGTCGTCTCGGAGTCGACCGAGGCGTTCACCAAGGTCGCTCGCGACGTGGCGTTCAGTTGCGACGGCGCCGTCGTGGTGACCGGCGACGGCACCATCCAGGAACAGATGGTTCGCGTTCGGAGCCCGGGACGAGGCGAAGTCGGCGACGCCGGTAATCTCGACTACCCCGGCTGGATGGGGACGAAACATCTGAGTGCGCTGGAGACGTCGACCCGCGAGGGAGTGCTCTGGGCCATCACGTTGAGCGAGGAGGACGGCCGGGTGACGACGTTTCTCGACGGCTCGTATCAGGACTACCCGCGGCCGGAGATCGGGGGTCGGTGGCGGCCCGAGCGGTAG
- a CDS encoding ATP-binding protein: MNVLGRTGSVNVGPTARLGTYRAADGSEGAAVGLDLDRPHAALVVGKRGYGKSHTLGVIAEGAARAAGVAPVVADPMGEFGGLADGPVPARVVETPTMPAAALPADAWPTLFDCSPTGPVGALLWEAAREAATLDGMVSYVDDADSDGGVRRAARNHLRLADSWDVFDPDGLDAAALLSGVTTVLDCAALPDPAASALVRGVALALYDACVRRRPDRLPWLLLDEAHVFFDGVAAPALETVLTRGRTPGVSLVAATQRPGALPGVAISQSDLLIAHRLTAVADVEALSRATPTYLTGRLRDRLPTDPGGAVVVDDATESVHGVQVRERETPHGGADPRASDRRHDAGAHGR, from the coding sequence ATGAACGTCCTCGGCCGCACGGGGTCGGTAAACGTCGGTCCGACCGCTCGACTCGGGACCTACCGGGCCGCCGACGGCAGCGAGGGGGCGGCGGTCGGCCTTGATCTCGACCGACCCCACGCGGCGCTCGTCGTCGGCAAGCGCGGCTACGGCAAGTCACACACTCTCGGCGTCATCGCCGAGGGCGCGGCCCGGGCCGCGGGCGTCGCCCCCGTGGTCGCCGACCCGATGGGCGAGTTCGGTGGCCTCGCGGACGGCCCCGTCCCGGCACGGGTCGTCGAGACGCCGACGATGCCAGCGGCGGCCCTGCCCGCCGACGCGTGGCCAACGCTGTTCGACTGCTCGCCCACCGGTCCGGTCGGCGCCCTACTCTGGGAGGCGGCACGAGAGGCAGCGACGCTCGACGGGATGGTGTCCTACGTCGACGACGCTGACTCCGACGGCGGCGTCCGTCGAGCGGCTCGAAACCACCTCCGACTCGCGGATTCGTGGGACGTCTTCGACCCCGACGGACTGGACGCCGCGGCGTTGCTGTCGGGGGTGACGACCGTCCTCGACTGCGCGGCGCTTCCCGATCCGGCCGCGTCGGCGCTGGTTCGCGGCGTGGCACTGGCGCTGTACGACGCCTGCGTCCGACGCCGCCCCGACCGCCTGCCGTGGCTCCTCCTCGACGAAGCTCACGTGTTCTTCGACGGCGTCGCGGCGCCGGCCTTGGAGACGGTCCTCACGCGCGGGCGAACGCCCGGCGTCTCGCTGGTCGCCGCCACTCAGCGCCCGGGCGCCCTCCCCGGCGTCGCGATCTCGCAGTCCGATCTGCTGATCGCGCACCGGTTGACCGCCGTGGCCGACGTGGAGGCACTGTCGCGGGCGACGCCGACGTATCTGACGGGTCGGCTCCGTGATCGGCTCCCGACCGACCCCGGCGGCGCCGTCGTCGTCGACGACGCCACCGAATCGGTCCACGGCGTGCAGGTGCGGGAGCGCGAGACGCCACACGGCGGCGCCGACCCGCGGGCGAGCGACCGGCGGCACGACGCCGGAGCGCACGGTCGATGA
- a CDS encoding HVO_0476 family zinc finger protein: MSHPGPDAGDRVALACPSCTPTATTVHEVLKPGGQVTVRCTDCGHVHKERYDPPREVGIDVVVSQGDESLTTTVDVPAEETLARGEEFVVDTPEAIMQVRITAIELDGDRRVEEAAVEDVAALWTRAVDNVRVNVTVHPNDGRRDESRSVTVSVPGDHEFVVGETAAFGDEEFEITGVQVRDDAPEYRFEKLDHEGDSVFAKDVKRVYGRDVTSAAWSAW, encoded by the coding sequence ATGAGCCATCCCGGCCCCGACGCGGGCGACCGCGTCGCACTCGCCTGTCCCTCCTGTACCCCGACGGCGACGACCGTTCACGAGGTACTGAAACCTGGTGGACAGGTCACCGTCCGCTGTACCGACTGTGGTCACGTCCACAAGGAGCGCTACGACCCGCCCCGCGAGGTCGGCATCGACGTCGTCGTCTCGCAGGGCGACGAGTCGCTGACGACTACCGTCGACGTGCCCGCCGAGGAGACGCTCGCCCGCGGCGAGGAGTTCGTCGTCGACACGCCCGAGGCGATCATGCAGGTGCGGATCACCGCGATCGAACTCGACGGCGACCGGCGCGTCGAGGAGGCGGCCGTCGAGGACGTGGCGGCGCTCTGGACCCGCGCCGTCGACAACGTCCGCGTCAACGTGACCGTCCACCCGAACGACGGCCGGCGCGACGAGTCCCGAAGCGTCACGGTGTCGGTCCCCGGCGACCACGAGTTCGTCGTCGGCGAGACGGCCGCGTTCGGCGACGAGGAGTTCGAAATCACCGGCGTGCAGGTGCGCGACGACGCCCCGGAGTACCGCTTCGAGAAACTCGACCACGAGGGCGACAGCGTCTTCGCGAAAGACGTCAAGCGCGTGTACGGCCGCGACGTGACCTCGGCCGCGTGGTCGGCGTGGTAG
- the csg gene encoding HVO_2072 family ArtA-dependent S-layer glycoprotein yields MTDYNQKIRAVVLAALMVFSVFAGTVALSGSAAAVDSNSGSFDQFTNGTDVDEETTRTHTINFTFDGYTGDTSTDTYTLDVSPPAGANVSNPTVNSIQINGSSVPGANISTSTNDPDGDTAPEELVVDFTAGNSTLGGPSASVSGSINVTLDVTTAQVSQDTTATVTGDLEDSFDSSTTSDSASFTIRDVAGPGGSDRAGPGGTGDFDTEDGEGTVYDGATVFQGESGLELGGSLAGETLVKTAGDAEGVPLEVPDIPQSQDTGRYTTDGASGSPGVTVTTPRVTTLDVVNTNDEDISGGSVAEGDADEGAGQLAVVGAWNYEEAENLELTVEDDSGLDVTGDVAPAGAIRTESDLGGDVRAGGSDTISIGSNEVGYDLDLSDTGTGTYTIELAGTDDLDFGEASQSTTVTVTGDDDVNIELDEDEVVRGQDVRFEIRGSDAGDTHTVLIESDDFRDGFSIDNAKRVFRQVGDTDAVGVVDVGANQAYERGGMNPGSPNDIDYAYANITIDDDTGVGVGQVETQYLDDSDVDIFVYEQGYSVPFDQNSQTSEDREEDDQTLTVEQGDLTIESPGPTYVVGSEIDVNGTASEGIDEVAFFVRRQNDYQLLQIDGQDTVTVDADGTFEEEDVVLSQGNGPGNNELSQPGTYRLGVIDADGVGGTIGLGSNEISRLTTSEFNTNTSAQQSLRVVDTELDATFNAVGGQIAVEDNEVNVSGSAFGAQQVTVIFVGERGNTAFHTISVDDDNTFDEDDLTVSESTGGSGLAEGEVSAHVMIPGRDDQFGDGSFDAPNIGSTTSFDRFIEELDNDNSGLTGQQVRSRIVDATTEEVASDDRMVTSRFRYADAQTTIDTVYPDGMEASGVNPVGVDDTLVAEGGTNLRPDDNSITVELLTQDGDSVALTTTEEWSFDGTYQVSLELEDVQTGTYTLEADDSYNTDIVSVEIVQSVQTATPEPTETPEPTPTETPEPTPEPTPEPTPEPTDTATATPTPTEGGGPGFGAIIAVIALIAAALLAVRRDN; encoded by the coding sequence ATGACAGACTATAATCAGAAGATCCGCGCAGTCGTCCTCGCGGCGCTCATGGTGTTCAGCGTCTTCGCTGGCACGGTGGCGCTGTCGGGGTCGGCTGCAGCCGTTGACTCCAACTCTGGTTCCTTCGACCAGTTCACCAACGGCACCGACGTAGACGAAGAGACAACACGAACACACACGATCAACTTCACGTTCGACGGGTACACCGGCGATACCAGCACGGATACGTACACGCTCGACGTGAGTCCGCCGGCTGGAGCCAACGTCAGTAACCCGACCGTTAACAGCATCCAGATCAACGGCTCCAGCGTCCCAGGCGCAAACATCAGCACTAGCACGAACGACCCGGACGGTGACACCGCTCCCGAGGAGCTCGTCGTCGACTTCACGGCCGGCAACAGCACCCTCGGAGGGCCGTCTGCTAGCGTCAGCGGGAGCATCAACGTCACTCTCGACGTGACGACCGCTCAGGTCTCCCAAGACACGACGGCGACGGTCACTGGTGACCTCGAGGACAGCTTCGACTCCTCGACGACCAGCGACTCGGCGTCCTTCACCATCCGTGACGTCGCCGGCCCGGGCGGTTCGGACCGCGCCGGCCCCGGCGGCACCGGTGACTTCGACACCGAAGACGGTGAGGGGACCGTCTACGACGGTGCAACCGTCTTCCAGGGCGAGTCCGGTCTCGAACTGGGTGGCTCGCTCGCCGGCGAGACGCTGGTGAAGACCGCGGGTGACGCCGAGGGCGTCCCCCTCGAAGTCCCCGACATTCCGCAGAGTCAGGATACAGGTCGCTACACGACCGACGGGGCGAGCGGTTCGCCCGGCGTGACGGTCACGACCCCGCGCGTCACCACGCTCGACGTGGTCAACACGAACGACGAGGACATCTCCGGTGGCTCCGTCGCCGAAGGTGACGCGGACGAGGGTGCCGGCCAACTCGCCGTCGTCGGTGCCTGGAACTACGAGGAAGCCGAGAACCTCGAACTGACCGTCGAGGACGACTCCGGTCTCGACGTGACCGGCGACGTCGCGCCTGCGGGAGCGATCCGCACGGAAAGCGACCTCGGTGGCGACGTCCGCGCGGGCGGCTCGGACACCATCTCCATCGGAAGCAACGAGGTCGGCTACGACCTCGACCTCTCCGATACGGGGACGGGCACGTACACGATCGAACTCGCCGGCACGGACGACCTCGACTTCGGTGAGGCGTCCCAGTCCACGACCGTCACCGTCACCGGTGACGACGACGTGAACATCGAACTCGACGAGGACGAGGTCGTCCGCGGGCAGGACGTCCGCTTCGAGATCCGGGGTTCGGACGCCGGCGACACGCACACGGTCCTGATCGAATCCGACGACTTCCGTGACGGCTTCTCCATCGACAACGCCAAGCGGGTCTTCCGGCAGGTCGGCGACACCGACGCGGTCGGTGTGGTCGACGTCGGTGCCAACCAGGCCTACGAGCGGGGCGGTATGAACCCCGGTAGCCCGAACGACATCGACTACGCGTACGCGAACATCACCATCGACGACGACACCGGTGTCGGCGTCGGTCAGGTCGAGACGCAGTATCTCGACGACTCGGACGTGGACATCTTCGTGTACGAGCAGGGCTACAGCGTCCCGTTCGATCAGAACAGCCAGACCTCGGAAGACCGCGAAGAGGACGATCAGACCCTGACCGTCGAGCAGGGCGACCTCACCATCGAGTCGCCCGGCCCGACCTACGTCGTCGGTAGCGAGATTGATGTCAACGGGACGGCCTCCGAAGGTATCGACGAGGTCGCCTTCTTCGTCCGCCGACAGAACGACTACCAACTCCTTCAGATCGACGGCCAGGACACGGTAACCGTCGACGCTGACGGCACCTTCGAGGAGGAGGACGTCGTCCTCTCGCAGGGCAACGGCCCCGGTAACAACGAACTGTCCCAGCCCGGCACCTACCGCCTCGGCGTCATCGACGCCGACGGCGTCGGTGGCACGATCGGTCTGGGTAGCAACGAAATCTCGCGGCTGACGACCTCCGAGTTCAACACGAACACGAGCGCGCAGCAGTCGCTGCGCGTGGTCGACACTGAACTCGACGCGACGTTCAACGCCGTCGGTGGCCAGATCGCCGTCGAGGACAACGAGGTCAACGTCTCCGGCAGCGCGTTCGGTGCGCAGCAGGTGACCGTCATCTTCGTCGGTGAGCGTGGGAACACGGCGTTCCACACGATCAGCGTCGACGACGACAACACGTTCGACGAGGACGACCTCACGGTCTCGGAGAGCACCGGCGGGAGCGGCCTCGCGGAAGGCGAGGTCAGCGCCCACGTCATGATCCCCGGCCGTGACGACCAGTTCGGTGACGGTAGCTTCGACGCCCCGAACATCGGTTCGACCACGAGCTTCGACAGGTTCATCGAAGAACTCGACAACGACAACTCGGGACTGACCGGTCAGCAGGTCCGTTCGCGCATCGTCGATGCGACGACCGAGGAAGTCGCGTCCGACGACCGGATGGTCACCTCGCGCTTCCGCTACGCGGACGCGCAGACGACCATCGACACGGTCTACCCCGACGGCATGGAGGCCTCGGGCGTTAACCCGGTCGGCGTGGACGACACGCTGGTCGCGGAAGGCGGCACGAACCTCCGGCCGGACGACAACTCGATCACCGTGGAACTCCTGACGCAGGACGGTGACTCGGTCGCACTGACGACGACCGAGGAATGGTCCTTCGACGGGACGTACCAGGTGTCGCTCGAACTCGAGGACGTGCAGACGGGCACGTACACCCTCGAAGCCGACGACTCCTACAACACGGACATCGTGTCGGTCGAAATCGTCCAGAGCGTCCAGACGGCAACGCCGGAACCGACGGAGACGCCGGAACCGACGCCGACGGAGACGCCGGAACCGACGCCGGAGCCGACGCCGGAACCGACGCCGGAACCGACGGACACGGCGACGGCCACGCCGACGCCCACTGAGGGTGGCGGTCCTGGCTTCGGTGCCATCATCGCCGTCATCGCGCTCATCGCGGCCGCACTGCTGGCCGTCCGGCGCGACAACTAA
- a CDS encoding amidase has translation MSGIPPNVQPPTPAEIREKAAKHHIDLSEEEVADFAAAITGTLEAYERLDELPEPTPERTHTDRDAGYRPTAGEDPLNAFVRKCDVPGADDGPLSGYEVGLKDNVAVAGIEMTCGSKLFEGYVPEQDATIVTRLLDAGATITGKLNMEDMAFSGSGELSATGPVHNPYDPDYIAGGSSSGSIAAVVDGDVDVAIGGDQGGSVRIPAAWSGGVGHKPTHSLVPYTGIAGLGRSFDHAGPMATSVADCARVLDVIAGEDGRDPRQGVVPTESYSDALDGSPDVTVGVLEQGFGHERSEEGVDSTVRDALDAFADAGADVTSVSVPMHLDGLPIWNGIAIEGTAATVDADGVGHHGNGEYDTQFMEFFGRARRAAADDYLTTLKLTLVLGQYLADEYRGRYYAKAQNLSRELAGRYDAALSDVDVLAMPTTPQTAHEHRTDLDRLEIIDRALCMLPNTAPFDVTGHPALSVPAGTADGLPVGLMFVGARFDDATVLRAGHAFEQHHDWEAF, from the coding sequence ATGTCAGGCATTCCACCGAACGTGCAGCCGCCGACGCCGGCGGAGATCCGCGAGAAGGCAGCCAAACACCACATCGACCTCTCCGAGGAGGAGGTCGCGGACTTCGCGGCGGCGATCACGGGGACGTTGGAGGCGTACGAACGTCTGGACGAACTGCCGGAGCCAACGCCCGAACGGACGCACACCGACCGGGATGCGGGGTATCGGCCGACCGCGGGGGAAGACCCGCTGAACGCGTTCGTGCGGAAGTGCGACGTTCCGGGTGCGGACGACGGGCCGCTCTCGGGCTACGAGGTCGGACTCAAGGACAACGTCGCGGTGGCGGGTATCGAGATGACCTGTGGGTCGAAACTGTTCGAGGGGTACGTCCCGGAGCAGGACGCGACGATCGTGACGCGGCTACTCGACGCCGGGGCGACGATCACCGGGAAGCTGAACATGGAGGACATGGCGTTTTCCGGGAGCGGGGAGCTGTCCGCGACCGGGCCAGTCCACAACCCGTACGATCCAGACTACATCGCCGGCGGCTCTTCGAGTGGCTCCATCGCGGCGGTCGTCGACGGCGACGTCGACGTCGCCATCGGCGGCGATCAGGGCGGATCGGTTCGTATTCCGGCCGCGTGGAGTGGGGGCGTGGGTCACAAGCCGACCCACAGCCTCGTACCGTATACGGGGATCGCGGGCCTCGGTCGATCGTTCGATCACGCGGGGCCGATGGCGACGAGCGTCGCCGACTGCGCCCGCGTCCTCGACGTGATCGCCGGCGAGGACGGCCGCGACCCGCGCCAGGGAGTCGTCCCGACGGAGTCGTACAGTGACGCGCTCGACGGGTCACCGGACGTAACGGTCGGTGTCCTCGAGCAGGGATTCGGTCACGAACGCAGCGAGGAGGGTGTCGATTCGACCGTCCGGGACGCACTCGACGCGTTCGCGGACGCCGGAGCGGACGTGACGTCGGTATCGGTGCCGATGCATCTCGACGGCCTCCCTATCTGGAACGGCATCGCCATCGAAGGGACTGCCGCGACGGTGGACGCCGACGGGGTGGGTCACCACGGGAACGGCGAGTACGACACGCAGTTCATGGAGTTTTTCGGCCGAGCGCGGCGGGCGGCCGCGGACGATTATCTCACGACGTTGAAACTGACGCTCGTGCTCGGACAGTACCTCGCCGACGAGTACCGGGGCCGCTACTACGCGAAGGCACAGAACCTGAGCCGGGAACTCGCCGGGAGATACGACGCCGCGCTGTCCGACGTCGACGTGTTGGCGATGCCGACGACGCCACAGACCGCACACGAGCACCGGACCGACCTCGATCGGCTGGAGATCATCGACCGGGCACTCTGTATGTTACCGAACACCGCACCCTTCGACGTGACGGGTCACCCCGCGCTCTCGGTGCCGGCGGGGACGGCCGATGGGCTGCCGGTCGGCCTGATGTTCGTCGGCGCGCGCTTCGACGACGCGACGGTTCTGAGAGCGGGACACGCGTTCGAACAGCACCACGACTGGGAGGCGTTCTGA